From the genome of Duffyella gerundensis, one region includes:
- a CDS encoding DUF413 domain-containing protein yields the protein MAESFATTNRFFDNKHYPRGFSRHGDFTIKEAQLLERHGYAFNELDLAKREPTTEEERLFVEVCRGIREPQTEAERVWSKYMTRIKRPKRFHTLSGGKPQMEGVEDYTESDD from the coding sequence ATGGCGGAAAGCTTCGCAACAACGAATCGTTTTTTTGATAACAAACACTATCCACGTGGATTCTCCCGCCATGGAGATTTCACTATTAAAGAAGCTCAGCTTCTTGAACGTCACGGTTATGCTTTTAACGAGCTTGATCTGGCAAAAAGAGAGCCAACTACAGAAGAGGAACGCCTCTTTGTAGAAGTGTGTCGCGGCATTCGCGAACCACAAACGGAAGCTGAACGTGTATGGTCAAAATATATGACCCGTATCAAGCGCCCTAAACGTTTTCACACCCTGTCAGGCGGTAAACCGCAGATGGAAGGCG